A portion of the Stigmatella aurantiaca DW4/3-1 genome contains these proteins:
- a CDS encoding M35 family metallo-endopeptidase, with protein sequence MSKNLGGRRLQWLVGAAASVSLMGACGAPQDTLEESAELGAPEATAGEISAHLSAGTSSFAAQSAVNVTITLTNVSNRSVSLLSWHTPADGLKDDLLTVTLNGAAVEYTGRHYKRPAPSAQDFITLAPGQSLTRTVELSDAYDLSQSGHYAVSFSGSHHAASPALLNSFASNSVSLWIEGRPGHQDSLEAQDVRAQGVSTSTNCSATRKTTITSAFSSAQTLANNSVSYLTNTTPGNTARFKTWFGTYTSANWTTAKTHFNAIKSALDTKSVVVDCGCTDSSYAYVYPASPYKIYVCNAFWNAPLTGTDSKAGTLIHEMSHFTVVAGTDDHAYGQSAAKSLAISSPTRALDNADSHEYFAENTPAQN encoded by the coding sequence ATGAGCAAGAACCTGGGTGGTCGTCGTCTTCAGTGGCTGGTGGGCGCAGCTGCCAGCGTGTCCCTGATGGGTGCCTGTGGCGCCCCGCAAGACACGCTCGAGGAGTCCGCGGAGCTGGGCGCCCCGGAGGCCACGGCGGGAGAGATCTCCGCGCACCTGTCTGCCGGCACTTCTTCCTTCGCCGCCCAGAGCGCGGTGAACGTCACCATCACCCTGACCAACGTCTCCAACCGCTCCGTCAGCCTGCTCTCCTGGCACACCCCCGCGGACGGCCTCAAGGATGACCTGCTCACCGTGACGCTCAACGGCGCCGCCGTCGAGTACACCGGCCGCCACTACAAGCGCCCCGCCCCGAGCGCCCAGGACTTCATCACGCTGGCCCCCGGCCAGAGCCTCACGCGCACGGTGGAGCTCTCCGACGCCTATGATCTGTCCCAGAGCGGCCACTACGCCGTGAGCTTCTCCGGCTCGCACCACGCCGCCAGCCCCGCGCTCCTCAACTCCTTTGCCTCCAACAGCGTCTCGCTGTGGATCGAAGGCCGCCCGGGCCACCAGGACTCCCTCGAGGCACAGGACGTCCGCGCCCAGGGCGTCTCCACCTCGACCAACTGCAGCGCGACCCGGAAGACGACCATCACCAGCGCGTTCTCTTCCGCCCAGACCCTGGCCAACAACTCGGTCAGCTACCTGACCAACACCACGCCGGGCAACACCGCGCGGTTCAAGACCTGGTTCGGCACCTACACCAGCGCCAACTGGACCACGGCCAAGACCCACTTCAACGCCATCAAGAGCGCCCTCGACACCAAGTCGGTGGTCGTCGACTGCGGCTGCACGGACAGCTCCTACGCCTACGTGTATCCGGCCTCGCCCTACAAGATCTACGTGTGCAACGCGTTCTGGAACGCGCCGCTGACGGGCACGGACTCCAAGGCCGGCACCCTGATCCACGAGATGAGCCACTTCACCGTGGTCGCGGGCACGGATGACCACGCCTACGGCCAGAGCGCCGCCAAGAGCCTGGCGATCTCCAGCCCCACGCGCGCCTTGGACAACGCCGACAGCCACGAGTACTTCGCCGAGAACACTCCCGCACAGAATTAA
- a CDS encoding protease, with the protein MAPPLTCEMSVPPRVKAGSPVELRFKLSNPTSRTLYPLNWHTPLEGLRNNFLDVTRDGVEIPYQGPMMKRGDPSAEAYVAIAPGASQEAQIEVSLAYDFTQPGKYRIAFRGTLMDLVTSPGDVPRKLGQFQPVEVRCPAVETTITPG; encoded by the coding sequence ATGGCCCCTCCCCTGACGTGCGAGATGAGCGTGCCCCCCCGGGTGAAGGCGGGCAGCCCCGTGGAGCTCCGCTTCAAGCTCAGCAACCCCACCTCGCGGACCCTGTACCCCCTGAACTGGCACACCCCCTTGGAGGGGCTGCGCAACAACTTCCTGGATGTGACCCGCGACGGCGTCGAGATCCCCTACCAGGGCCCGATGATGAAGCGCGGCGATCCGAGCGCGGAGGCCTATGTCGCCATCGCCCCGGGCGCCTCCCAGGAGGCCCAGATCGAGGTGTCGCTCGCCTACGACTTCACCCAGCCTGGCAAGTACCGCATCGCGTTCCGGGGAACCTTGATGGACCTGGTCACCTCCCCGGGCGACGTGCCCCGGAAGCTCGGCCAGTTCCAACCCGTCGAGGTGCGCTGCCCGGCGGTCGAGACGACGATCACCCCGGGCTGA
- a CDS encoding serine/threonine-protein kinase has product MNELLPEALPAGTRLDTWEVDERAGYGTYGAVYRAHRVGQTEGPPVALKLARYPDDPRFNREAELLTRIRHPGVPRLLGRGTWTGGPGRATHPYLVMQWVEGLPLYDCAKKQPLTPRQMLRLLAQVARALEATHACRGLHRDLKGDNILVTPGGRAFLMDFGCGTWAGAPPLTEGVLAPGTRNYRSPQALRFPGHHRHAFAPRYRATPADDVYALGVTAYRLCTGVYPFLAGNDERGTLKGLVPPGRLTPLAPTLEALILRMLSDKPQDRGSAAELAAAMETMAATFDTEPDTSGAPPSEPVSLDRPAVLSEGTAPSISELHPGEVWPWAVLPLAIGFLVLLLGNLRVEELGSSPSTLQDGGTRGVADTAVEELPASVTRAPKPRGLSLDMPKEPLLGQRRPPCPPPEISIRGGCWVPMRGNPPCEEGAYAWKDACYYPVSSPQRPSTSDNP; this is encoded by the coding sequence ATGAACGAGCTGTTGCCCGAGGCGCTTCCGGCCGGGACGCGTCTGGACACCTGGGAGGTGGATGAACGCGCGGGCTACGGCACATATGGGGCGGTCTACCGCGCCCACCGGGTAGGACAGACCGAAGGCCCGCCCGTGGCCCTCAAGCTGGCGCGCTATCCGGACGATCCACGCTTCAACCGCGAGGCGGAGCTGCTGACCCGAATCCGGCACCCCGGTGTCCCTCGCCTGTTGGGGCGGGGAACCTGGACCGGCGGTCCCGGGCGGGCCACACACCCCTACCTGGTGATGCAGTGGGTGGAGGGCCTCCCGCTCTACGACTGCGCCAAGAAGCAGCCGCTCACGCCGCGCCAGATGCTGCGGCTGCTGGCCCAGGTAGCGCGGGCCCTGGAGGCCACCCACGCGTGCCGGGGGCTCCACCGGGACTTGAAAGGAGACAACATCCTGGTGACGCCTGGCGGCCGAGCCTTCCTCATGGACTTCGGGTGCGGCACCTGGGCGGGAGCCCCTCCGCTCACCGAGGGGGTGCTCGCGCCCGGGACGCGGAACTATCGCAGTCCCCAAGCCCTGAGGTTCCCTGGGCACCACCGCCATGCCTTCGCCCCGCGTTACCGGGCCACACCCGCCGACGATGTGTATGCACTGGGTGTCACCGCCTACCGCCTGTGCACGGGCGTCTACCCCTTCCTCGCGGGGAATGACGAACGCGGTACACTGAAGGGACTGGTCCCGCCTGGCAGACTGACCCCGTTGGCTCCCACGTTGGAGGCGCTCATCCTCCGCATGCTCTCCGACAAGCCCCAGGACCGAGGCAGCGCCGCCGAGCTGGCTGCCGCCATGGAAACAATGGCGGCAACCTTCGACACGGAGCCCGATACGAGTGGGGCTCCTCCTTCGGAGCCCGTAAGCCTGGACCGGCCTGCCGTCCTTTCGGAAGGCACGGCCCCATCGATCTCCGAGCTTCATCCAGGAGAGGTCTGGCCCTGGGCGGTTCTTCCCTTGGCCATCGGTTTTCTCGTGCTGCTCTTGGGAAATCTTCGCGTGGAGGAACTGGGGTCGTCCCCCTCCACGCTCCAGGATGGAGGTACCCGAGGCGTGGCGGACACGGCCGTGGAGGAACTGCCAGCCAGCGTGACGCGAGCGCCCAAACCGCGTGGGCTGAGTCTCGACATGCCCAAGGAGCCCTTGCTTGGCCAGCGCCGTCCGCCCTGCCCTCCCCCCGAAATCAGTATCCGGGGCGGCTGCTGGGTTCCCATGAGAGGCAATCCTCCTTGTGAAGAGGGCGCCTACGCGTGGAAGGATGCCTGTTATTACCCCGTCTCCTCCCCTCAACGGCCCAGCACTTCGGACAATCCCTAG
- a CDS encoding aspartyl/asparaginyl beta-hydroxylase domain-containing protein encodes MNVRFSRPVIASSRVPLNVDADALEAELRFLQEDASAMMWIDHVNRQDYRGGWDVLPLRCLREHLHAHPVLQGFAIGQGGDWVDLPVLSGCAALSSVLAQLQCPLKSARLMRLRAGSEIKPHRDLRLGMEHGEARLHLPLQWSDGVEFLVEKQRVPMKKGELWYINADLIHEVYNRGNTDRINLVIDCVVNDWLREQIAGEHGR; translated from the coding sequence GTGAATGTGAGGTTCTCTCGGCCTGTTATTGCCTCTTCTCGTGTTCCACTCAATGTCGATGCGGACGCATTGGAAGCGGAACTGCGATTCTTGCAAGAGGATGCCTCGGCGATGATGTGGATCGATCATGTGAATCGCCAGGATTATCGCGGCGGCTGGGATGTACTGCCGCTGCGTTGTTTGCGGGAACATCTGCATGCGCATCCTGTGTTGCAAGGATTTGCCATAGGGCAGGGGGGCGATTGGGTGGATTTGCCTGTGTTGTCTGGTTGTGCTGCGCTGAGTTCTGTTTTGGCCCAATTGCAGTGCCCCTTGAAATCGGCGCGTTTGATGCGTTTGAGGGCAGGCTCAGAAATCAAGCCACACCGTGATCTTCGCTTGGGCATGGAGCATGGCGAAGCCCGGTTGCACTTGCCTCTGCAATGGAGTGATGGCGTTGAGTTCCTTGTGGAGAAACAGCGCGTTCCCATGAAAAAGGGTGAGCTGTGGTACATCAATGCCGATTTGATCCATGAGGTCTACAATCGAGGCAATACAGACCGGATCAATCTGGTCATCGATTGTGTGGTGAATGATTGGCTGCGAGAGCAGATTGCCGGGGAACATGGCAGGTGA
- a CDS encoding ArsR/SmtB family transcription factor, protein MHAFDVLGDPVRRRILELLAGGEHASGEIVAVVQREFGITQSAVSQHLKVLRESGFATVRVDGPRRLYAMDAAPLAEVDAWLDRFRAFWTPRLDALATEVARGKKKRGE, encoded by the coding sequence ATGCATGCCTTCGACGTCCTTGGCGATCCGGTTCGCCGCCGTATCCTTGAGTTGCTGGCGGGAGGCGAACACGCCTCGGGCGAGATCGTGGCCGTGGTCCAGCGCGAGTTCGGCATCACCCAGTCGGCAGTCTCTCAGCACCTCAAGGTCTTGCGTGAGAGTGGCTTCGCCACGGTGCGGGTGGACGGGCCCCGGCGGCTGTACGCCATGGACGCCGCGCCCTTGGCGGAGGTAGATGCCTGGCTGGACCGGTTCCGCGCCTTCTGGACGCCGCGGCTGGATGCCCTGGCCACCGAGGTTGCACGGGGCAAGAAGAAGCGGGGCGAGTGA
- a CDS encoding SRPBCC family protein produces the protein MLHKVVGAEVREFVEREHEGKPARVMIASRLYHTGAEDLWDAVTSAERLPRWFLPIEGDLRLGGRYQLQGNAGGTITRCEPPKAFDVTWEFGGGMSWVTVRLAPEGKDTRLTLEHIVPASDEDKHWTQFGPSAVGVGWDLGFLGLGRHIESGGGVPPEADPAWMASDEAKTFMRASADAWAAAHVKGGEAPEVARGMAERTAAFYTGG, from the coding sequence ATGCTGCACAAAGTCGTTGGCGCCGAGGTGCGCGAGTTCGTTGAGCGCGAGCATGAGGGCAAGCCGGCCCGCGTGATGATCGCCAGCCGCCTCTATCACACCGGTGCCGAGGACCTGTGGGATGCTGTGACCAGCGCTGAGCGTCTCCCGCGCTGGTTCCTGCCCATCGAGGGCGACCTTCGCTTGGGCGGCCGGTATCAGCTCCAGGGCAATGCGGGCGGGACCATTACCCGCTGCGAACCGCCCAAGGCCTTCGATGTCACCTGGGAGTTTGGCGGTGGCATGAGCTGGGTGACCGTTCGCTTGGCACCGGAGGGCAAGGATACGCGGCTGACGCTCGAGCACATCGTGCCTGCCTCCGATGAGGATAAGCACTGGACCCAGTTCGGGCCCAGCGCCGTGGGCGTGGGCTGGGACCTGGGTTTCCTGGGCCTGGGCCGCCACATCGAGAGCGGCGGAGGCGTCCCCCCCGAAGCCGATCCTGCCTGGATGGCCTCTGACGAGGCCAAGACCTTCATGCGTGCGAGCGCCGATGCGTGGGCCGCGGCCCACGTGAAGGGGGGCGAGGCCCCGGAGGTGGCCCGTGGGATGGCCGAGCGCACGGCGGCGTTCTATACCGGTGGTTGA